The following nucleotide sequence is from Tardiphaga sp. 709.
TTGATCAGCGGCGTGAAGTCCGTCTCGGTCCCCAGCGTATATTGCGTGCCGACGATTTTGCCGCCGAGCTTCTCGATCAGCGGCCTGGCGAGTTCGAACATCTGGTGCGGCCAGACGCGATCGGCGCCGAGCAGGAAATAGGTATTGCCGACGGCCTCGTTCATATAGGGCAGCAACTGGCCGAGGTCCTGGTTCGGCACGGTGCTGAACGAGAAGATGTAGCGGCTGCATGTGCCGCCTTCGAAATTGGTGGCGTAGAGCAGCGGCGTCTTCGTGCTCTCGGCGATCGGCCTGATCGCATTGAAGTTGGCCGAGGTGACAGGGCCGACAACCGCCACGACGCTGCTGTCGATCACCGACCGCATCGCGCTCTCGGCAGAGGCCGGCCGGGTCTTGTCATCGACATAGATGACCTCGAGCGGCCTGCCGAGAATCCCACCGCTGGCGTTGATCTCCTTCACCGCCAGATCGAGCCCGAGTTTTGCCTGCTGGCCATAAAGTTCGACACCGCCGGAAAACGGCAGGACCGCGCCGACACGGATGGGATCGGCAGCATTCGCCGCGGAGCCAAGCGCCAAAGGCCCCAGTAGAAATGCGAGCGTCATGACTCGTGCGACAAGGAATTTCATGCGCGCTTCCCTCTGCCATGGGCTGCGCTCTCGGCGCACCTGGACTCGCGTCATGATTGCCCCGGAAAGATCGCAGCGCGCAAGAGCCGGTCAAGACTCTGCCTGCTCAGGGCAACGCGGTCGACCTGGGCACGGGTACAGCAGGCGCGGGAGCGTCAGTGACTGGCGCGACAGGCAGCGGGGTTTCAGATACGTCCGTTACGGGCGCGGCAGCCACGGGCGCGACACTATCAGGGACGATCGACACAGGTGCTCCAGCAACGGGAGCCGGCGTGATTGTCACTGGCGCGCCTGCTGCAGGAGCGTCCCGAGCCACAGGGACAGGAGCAGCTACCGGAGGGACTGCGGCATCGATCATCGGCTTGCAGATCATCACGGCCGCAGCCGCAGAGGTCAATGCCGCCAGACTCTGGAGCTCCGGCGCTTGTCGGGGGTCCCCTGCCACTGCGGCCGCTTCGTCGCGAAGCCTGGCATTGCAGTCGCAGTTAGGAATGCCGCTCGCCGGCGTGCAGGCGTCATGGTTCATGCAGGCGAGATCGAGGGCATCGATGGGCGGTTTGCCCGGCCGGTTGCCGGCACCGCAGTAATTGCCATGAATCAGCGTCGCGCCGTCGGTGGCGACAGCCGGATTGCTGCGGCCAGTCCGAGCACCAGAAGCACGCTCCTGCGCATGCAGCGGCACCGTTGCAACGATAGTGCATGACAACAATAACGCCGCACACCAGCAGCGCAGCCACGAAGCGAGGGACGAGGGCTTGATCATTCTGGAGGGGTCCGCCTGGCGCCGACGGAAGATGTCGGCCGCCAAGCATACGCGCGGCGTGGCCTTAGGTTCCCGTTCGGGTTCCCCGGGTTCCGCAGATCTTGGCTCTCAGCCCGCCATCAGTTCCTTCGCCAGCGCCATATAGGCCGGCAGCGTCACCGGATCGTTGGCGGCATTGCCGGCGACCGGATGCGACGCATAGCGCGCGATCACCATCTCGGCCTTCGGATCGATATAGAGCCCCTGCCCGTAGACGCCGCGCGCCATATAGGCGCCGTGTTCATTGTGGGTCACCCACCACTGGTTGCGATACGACGCGCCCGGCAGCGTGGTGTAGCCCGCCGGCTTGAATTTTGCGGGATCGGCGCCGCGCTCGATATCCTCGACCACTGCGCTAGGCACGATCTGGCGGCCGTTGAAGCGGCCGTGATTGCGCATCACCTCGCCGAAGCGCGCGAAATCGCGCAGCGTCGTCGACAACCCACCGCCGCCGCTCTCGGTGCCGATGCGGTCGACGTGATAATGCGCGTCCTCCTCCGCCCCCATCGGCGCCCAGATGCGTTCCGACAGAAGATCGGACAGCGTCATGCCGCTGGCGCGGCGGATGATCCAGGCGAGCGTGTCGGTGTTGACGGTCTTGTAGGCGAAGGCTTTGCCGTGTTCGCCCTGCTTCTGCTGCGTGCAGAGAAAGGCGAAGATGTCGCTCGCGCCTTCATAGTCCGGCGGGATCGGCGCCATGCCATTGGCGCGCCGCAGCCCCCACACATCGGAATTCTTGTCGGTATAAACCTCGGTGTAGAGAAGCCCCGTGGTCATATCCATGACCTCACGCACATCAGCATCGCCAAAGGCCGTGCCCTTCAGCTCCGGCACATAGTCGGTCACCGGCGCCTGCGGATCGATCTTGCCTTCCGCGACCAGCATGCCGGCCAGCGTGCCGGTGAACGACTTGGTCACCGA
It contains:
- a CDS encoding ABC transporter substrate-binding protein, with product MKFLVARVMTLAFLLGPLALGSAANAADPIRVGAVLPFSGGVELYGQQAKLGLDLAVKEINASGGILGRPLEVIYVDDKTRPASAESAMRSVIDSSVVAVVGPVTSANFNAIRPIAESTKTPLLYATNFEGGTCSRYIFSFSTVPNQDLGQLLPYMNEAVGNTYFLLGADRVWPHQMFELARPLIEKLGGKIVGTQYTLGTETDFTPLIKQVAAAKPKVLLFALKGDGMDFIRQADDQGLFKETTVAFLGLSEIDVGIFKGKGQNMITVVPSLATSDAPEMKAFVARVRAAAGNDVLVSNYVMTHYNTLIALKAAIEKAGKVDREALVDALGGLTIPSPTGPVTIDANHYATMSMFIAKTQGQELVSVRGLGEIAPQPGCTMAGR
- a CDS encoding serine hydrolase is translated as MSDAPAPNHVPTAAETDPETLGWMKGFPPAKDKTIQFHDGSFRNFPELRWAWSNVRSLVPTVNVWRGASGASVLPRAERDIGGSKSVTMDGRPMTFARMFDETYADGIAVLHKGKLIYERYAGALKPHKPHIAMSVTKSFTGTLAGMLVAEGKIDPQAPVTDYVPELKGTAFGDADVREVMDMTTGLLYTEVYTDKNSDVWGLRRANGMAPIPPDYEGASDIFAFLCTQQKQGEHGKAFAYKTVNTDTLAWIIRRASGMTLSDLLSERIWAPMGAEEDAHYHVDRIGTESGGGGLSTTLRDFARFGEVMRNHGRFNGRQIVPSAVVEDIERGADPAKFKPAGYTTLPGASYRNQWWVTHNEHGAYMARGVYGQGLYIDPKAEMVIARYASHPVAGNAANDPVTLPAYMALAKELMAG